gatcttttttgagaagctgtaatttacatctttttttaaaagatcttttttccttaaaaaaagatgtttttcatgtaataaataaacaaaaaagtacttttatattgttatacccaaacataattgatagataaaaaaaattttttacatgagatatccaaacataaaattacttttaattctctataagatttttttaaaaaaagataactcgaaaaagatcttttcttaaaagctcACTCAAACAAGCCCGTGACGTCTATTTATGTAGACAATTCTCTTGTAACCCACTCGAGATTTCTAGTTAgtaaaattttgttagaaacCGCTGTGCTACAACCTGTAGTGGTTTCTGCCCAAATCTTAGGTAAACTCGCTACACTTTGTAATGAATTACGTTCAATTGGAAACCCCTACATTTTTATAAATACAGAAAAGCTGAAATTTCATTTGATGTATTAAAAAGTCGTAATCTAGTAAATTTAGTTTTTCAAACAATTTATTTAAGTAACTTaccccaaaaaatatttttctttcaaataatatttatctatcttttattctattttccttaattttttaaaatttaataggatcactttataaaatatgaatatattataagtgaaatataaatttaactataaaaataaaaatataatttatttgaattagattagataaattttaaaaattaaacctaaaatttgatttgaatcgAATGTAAATCGcttcaattttgatatattttataattaaatttaaattagatcatattgaattaaattagattttaagtttttaatatcCTAACTAATCAACTAGCTTATTGATTTATTAGTCTAATTGATTGTTCAActgaaataattattttataattaaataataaataaatataaataaacacattaaaatataattatagtctagtataaattttaaaatattatctaaatttaaacactacatcaataaaaattttatgatcttatcaaaatacaaattcaaaaattattagttaaataacAAATGTTTCTTCATTGATACTatcatttataaataaaattgtaaatcatgaaatatataaataatcattGATCTcatcaattattaataatttaatatttttcatacgAAAAAACCATAATAATTTATGCACAATTTTAATAAGGTTgttgatataaaaatttatttNCTCttgtataatttttataataattaggtattttttatatttaaaatttaaaattttaataattaaaaaataataaaaattaaataattttatttgtggaTCATatgtgttatattttattttattaatacttTAAATACGgatgaaatttattatttaaagggaatttttttaaaaaaactgcATGTATACAGCGTCAAGAATTTTATTATGACCGTATCCCGTGTATAATGCACgggtttttaaaatatatatattccgggtacaaaatattcaaatggtgttttttatgattttaactGCTTTGTATTCGAGAGGTGTAAGatttatgtaaataaattatatatttttataaatattatatttaaataatttaaataaaaaatttcttaatataatagcattttatttaatgatagaTTAACATAATTAAATGCAGACATAAGTCAGAATGCAAAATggtgaaaatataaatatataatagtataactGTATATTCTCTGACAAATAATACTTAATATTTATTTGGATGTcattaaaatgataatttttttattttttaacgtatttagtaaatttttattaataaaagtaaaaatacctctagacaaaaaatatatatttatttttgagaagttataatttatataatttttttaaagattaaaaaaaatattttttacgtaataaataaataaaaaatactttttatattGTTCTACTAATataaatttgtatcaaataatagaaaatttGATAGAAattcagaaaaaataaaataggaatcCCTAGAattagagtaaaaaaaaaaagtcgaATTTCTAATTACATTATGCATATctatattagtatattttattccTATTAATAGTATGATAATTCTCTAATTAGACTATAGACTAATACTATCTTAACATTATCCtctcttttaaaaataagtttgttcccaaaattacaaaaaaaaaatttaaatattaattaaaattataaatacaaattacaattaaaaatatattaatcttaacaaaatattttctatGATACTGTGTTAAAAAAAGAATCTACAACAAAATTCATTGCTCGAAAAAAATTTAACCCTTCAATTCTATAAAATAAAGTTGTATATACATTGGCTTAGATTTTGGCCTACTAAAAAAAGTCCAAATTCTGGCTAAGTTCAGTATTTTTTTTAGGGGTGGCAACGAGTAAGATAGAGTTGGGTAAGGTAGGGTTTGTATCCAATCTTAACTCTATTCGAGAGTTGAGAATATTTCAACTCTAATCCTACCCGTTCTTAATCCATTGATACACGACTCTATTCGCAGATTACCAAAAAGAtgcaatattattatataaattgatgataatttaaaatagaatcgacttttatgtaaaaataaaagaaaacgtattaaaatatcaattaataatatttttttagtgacTAAAGACCTTTTGTATTTAGTGAAAGGTCTTTGGTTCAACATCTActtgaaatatatttttatataaatatatacatattgttagaatataattaggatcaattaggatCATTTaacatatctgaatatttattataggatattatgtctttattattacgattctcttaATACctataaatatcattttatattgtatcattacAACTTGAATAaacaacttgaatacactcaATATTACACAAATCCTTTCTCTagtttagtctcttgtttctaacatggtacGAGAGCTATGGTATCCTTCTCGAAGAGGATATGTTGTTTTTCTTGCGGTGAAATCACGGTAGTTTTTGCATTTCTTTTCTATGTCAtcattattttccttttgtcaCTCCATTGATGCTTTTTCACATTATCGACTATCATATTTTCTCTGTCTTATGTTTTTTCGAGTTGAATGATCAAACACAATTGTCATCCGCTGCTTACCTATTCTGATGAAGAAATCATATAGTTTTCGCTATCTTTCGGCTTTAGCAATCCCATTTGTGTTCTCTCCCGACAGTTCCGTCTGCGTTTTGTTTGTGTTTTCTTGTGGTAGTTTCGTTTGCGTTTCTTTCTAGCAGTTCCGCACTTCTTTCAGACAAGCGGCAGTTCTGTCTACGCTTCCTTTAGACAAGCGGCAATTTTGTCTACGCTTCCTTCAGACAAGTGGCAATTTTTGCGCTTCCTTCAGACTAGCGGCAGTTCTATCTATGCTTCCTTCAGATAAACGACAATTACATCTGCGCTTTCTTCCCACAGTTCTGTCTGCATCTATTTTATCAgtttatgcaattttttttctttttatttcgtTGTATCTTGTGTGCGAGTTGGTCAGGTTGAGTCGAGAGTATGAGTGGGGTGGCTTAGCCACTAGCGAAGAGATATTCTCCTTTTGTATAAAGATAAATGAATTCGGaccttattttttttagataataaaaatttaaaataattaactaatcaaACTTATAGTTTTTGTAATTTGTGAATGCATTACTTGGTTTAAAAgttgttaaatttttatctttttattataaaaatttaatccaatataaatatatgatatataaaaataacaaaagaattaaataattccaaaaaaaatagaagtaaaccatactattaaatataaaaaatatttttaaaaaatttaataaaaatataaaataaatttataattttattaattttcctatcataatttaagaataattaaaataataatttattattttattattctccgATCCTTTTAACCGAATAACGGTCTAACGGAATAAGATAAGAGACATAGAGGGAAAAAAAACGAAGTGAAATAGTGACTAGTGAGTAGCCCCCACCAGATACATTAAATTTAATAGTCTCTTCCCGCCTTCCCGCTTCTTCAAACCCTTCTTTTCGCCTCTCCGTGTTTTTCGCAACAGCAACGGAGGAAAAACAGAGATAAACTCCACACTCTGCACCTCGTATATAAGGAATACTCATACGAAGTTACAAACTGTTGCATTGTGTGGGTGTGAATAGCCACGCACAACAATGGTCATGGACACGCCGGAGAGGAACCAGATCAACCCTTCCCTCTCTCGTGTCCAGGTTTTACGTTTTCTTCTTCCCATTCTGCCTTCTCTGCATGTCTTTCGTTAAGTATTCATGGAAAACGCTATGtgtgtgatttttcttgtttttggaATATCTGTTTTATGAATATCTCACCATGCAGTTCAATTTGCACCAGTGGCGGAACTTGAGGATCATTTTTGGAGGGGCCAACatgttaaatttgaaaaaaaaaaaggataaactTTTGGAGGGTCCAACAtgttaaatttgaaataaaagaaaaatattggatGAGTGACAGAAGTGAGTATCAAAGAGGGTGTAGCTTGATTAGTAACATAACATTTGACCAATTATGCTATTTATACTTTTTGTAATGgttctactattttttttataatggctCCCTGTGACTACAAAGCTCCGCCACTGATTTGTAGGGATTGCAAATAGTTTCTTTTGCTTTGCGTTTCGCGTACTGTGGTTTGCGTTTCATAATTATCCTCTTATCGGAGAGCACCTTTAATTTTATATGGGGAAGGTACTCTTGGCACTCTGAAGTACTTTTAAAAATGTTAAGAGGTCTCATGCTGGTGTCAATTTTCaagttccttttttttattataatatttttatcatcttCTGTTTTGGAGTTAGTGGTCATTCCTCCCATCGGTTAATGTGGCAAAAGGTACAATTAGTTATGATGCTGAATATGTATATTTACAAGTACATTCTTATTTGCTGTATTTGTTTATAGTCTTGATTATCTGTTTTTACATGAATTAATCCTTTTAATTAATCtacatttaattatatttcttcTCTTTGCTCTTGGCAGGATTCCCCTGTATTCAATTTCCTCAACGGTTTGTCGCCTATAAAGACCGAGAAGCCTGCTCAGATTGGTCAAACGTTTAGCTCGCTTAGCTTTCCATCCCCTCCGCGTGCTTTTGCTTCACCCAATCTTACCAGTTTCAAGGAATCAAAAGTGCTCAAGAGGTGATGTTCAAATGGTTTTTCTCTCTTCCttgtttgattatttttaatttgcttATATCTGTATGAATACTGTTCAATGAACTATTTCTGACTTGTTACTTATTATTCACATCTCTAGGCATAACCCTTTTGGGAAATCAAGTGACGTGGCTATTGCAGATTCATTTCATCCATATCATAACTCGAGGGAATCTCAGGGAAATTTTCATGATGGAATATCTGCAGTTGATGATTCGATTGCTCTACCTGGTGAGCACACAAACTTCTCAGCTGAGATACCACAGGccttaaaatataataattggGGTAACCCTGGCTATGATCCTAGTCATGAGGATAACTCTCTTGATTCAATTGAAGTCCTTAATCAGGAGTCGGGTGAATTTGATCCGAAGGGGCAAGAATTAGAGCATTGGGATAATTTAATCTCTGGAGATACTGACTTCTTCGTTTTCAATTCCCCAAATGAAGCAGCGGCTTTTAAGGATATAATGCAGAAGCCAGATTCCCATCTTATGCCTCTGGTACCGGAATCTTCCATATATAATGGTTTGAGCGATGATAGCAAAGCTAAAATAGAAGACTATCGTCCCGAGCCTTTAGCAGTCACAGACCAAATGCAGGACAAACATTACGTTGCCATGACTAGCAATACAAAGGAGAAAGCAGATGCTGAGGTAGATAAGTTTGTTACTGTTGCGACGAATTATGCATATTATACTTAGTTGTGAACATTGCATtgcatttataaattataattctaGCGAGTATCTCTAGATTTTAGCCAATTGCTTCATGGTATGTCATGGCAaaagtaaattatttatttgaagtTCTATTTCTTTTGGTTGCAGTTTGCTTCTGTGATGAACCATAGTAAGCGGAGGCGATGTCTAGACTTTGAGACGGCCAGTGTGCAAAGGAAGAACTCAGATCATAATTTAAAATCCGATTCTCTTGTACATTCTAATGAAAAGCAACTGGTTGCTGCAAAATGCAATAGCAGTTCACAGCAATGCACTATGCCTGCAGTTGGCTTAGATTTGAATGCACTTGCAGCCTTGAAGGGAGACAAAAAAGTCATAAGTAATGACAATTGGCCTTGTGAAATTCATGTTAATCTTCCTAGTTGCACTTCAGTGCAAATCTATACCAGTCATGAACATCATGATCCATTGGCAGTGGAGGTGGATTCATCAGACATTGGGCCTCAGCCAGTTGAGGATAGTTCCCATGCATCAGATTTCACTGTTGATGAAGATGTCAATCAGAATAGTCCCCAAAAGAAAACACATGGAGACTGCAAGCGTTGTAACTGTAAAAAGTCAAAGTGCTTGAAGCTGTAAGTTGAAATAAGTGATTACAATGTGACAGGCCTTTGAAAtcgaatttatatttttgttgctTATGACTTTTTGTTGATAAGATATTGTGAGTGCTTTGCTGCTCGTACCTACTGCACTGGCAACTGCTCATGTAAGAATTGCCACAACAAACTTGATCATAAAGACGAAGTCCTTCAAGCTCGCAAGCAGATTGAGTCTCGCAACCCTCTGGCTTTTACTCCTAAAGTCATTCCTGAACCTGAAATTGGGGtcagaaattaaattttaactcTTGTTTTATGCTAGCCGAAATTTAACCTCGTTCTAAAACTTTattgatctttttttttcactttcagaatgacccaaataaaactCCAGCACCATCACGACACAAGAGAGGATGCAACTGCAAGAAATCATCCTGCCAAAAGAAATACTGTGAATGCTTTCAGGTATTCATCCATTCTTGCTATGTATTATGAAtgctttagttttatttataatatcaGTTATTAATAGTAGTGTGTTTTGTTTTTCAAAGGCTGGTGTTGGATGTTCCATAAACTGTAGATGCGACACGTGTAAGAACACGTTTGGTAGAAAGGACGGTGAGTTGTCCCTtcttttacaaattaaatacaaattaaataccTGTCAGAATCTAACTGTTTTATTGTTTCGATTTTAATTCTATAGGAGTAGAAATTCAAGCAGAAGTAGAAATAGAGACATGTGGTAAAGAGGTGGTTGAAAATTCATCccagaaaattgaaattcagAATTCGAATGGGATGTCTAGGTTGAAAATGTTGTTTTTTGGTTAACTTTGAAATGATAAAATTGATGATTTTGCTTATTAATGCTGacttgatttattttttgattttttctttttatgtgaTAGTTCATTGAATTTTCTGTCAGAGGAAAGGATGTTTGGGACTCTTTGCTCTCAGCCAACTGTTTCAGACCAGGAAAGGATAGATATTCTTGGAGGCAGAGGTAGAAATGGATAGGTCTCCAATGACTTGGATAAAAACTATTTCTCTAAATGAGAagaaatttttaattgatagtCAATAGATATTAGTTAGGTCTTTTTCCTTTTCAGTCAAGTTAATAGTTTGTACCTTTAGGCATATAGATGTCGTAGTTTttaagtatattttaattttagtactATCTTTAAATAAGTATGGATAGACTATATTATTTCGGTTGTAACTAATtggtttagttttattttatttgaattttttcaattatttagcATTTATTTGAGCAATGGTTATAATCtttataattattctaataaataaTCTTTAcaggtttatttttttattataattaaaattaaatatttttttaaattaaaaaattgtctcctcttctctttctttctttctcaatctctCTCATTCCTTCGCTCAGTGtctcttatatattattattaataattaattacaaatttgacaatcaaaatatatacgaCATTCTCTAATtacattcaaattaaattaaaatattaaaattgaaacatagttatattatatattatatatattactaactAAAATGTGTCATATGAtactctcttattaaaatttaaaaaaaatatttttcaaaaattagtaaACCTCCTTTTTACATTATCTTATCtgcatcttttttttctatttctctctattcttttcactctatatataatttataatttataatttatattagtaatttgacgaATCAAAATGTGTAgccatatattttttattataattaaaataaaaatttttcttaacttccaaaattaacaaactccctctcttattctttttctttatctttttctctcttttctctcattctctatttttttcaatctttttgttctacaaaaaataaaattaacataatataatttaaataaaaaatattattttatgcgTATTTTTTATtacgttttaaatttttactacttatctttttagtttatattttttactttttttaaatatttattacatataatttagagaaaatactaatattgtgattaaaagttagaattaagatttaattattttaagaaaaaatgagttaattttataactatcaatatattttttttatactaatgtctagttatatttttatatatagatagaaaaaatattatttttaaatagcaagtataaaaattaattatttctatttgtgcaacatatataaaagtatacacgttaaattatttcaaattttagataaataatgttaaaattaattattagtaaaatattaaactcttttatatgaaaataataactaaaaaattattattcaattttttatttacagagACCCCGATTTTCTTAGTCGATGCGGACTTTTGTCCATTACGACctttttgtaaaagtagtttaatactataaattttttgtgccATAATCTATAATGTAAAGACCGGcgtagttttaaaaaaattatattcccGTAATATTATTACGGATAAAAATACTTGTATACACTATTATTACTATCAATAAAGCTCTACATCCAAGCAAAATAGTTAACCAATTCTAACAAAGTTGTTataataacttttcaaattacgggccttcttctccttctcctcctcctcctccaatgttgcgtcttcttctttttcttttttttctttttcgttattgtcatcaccaataacaccaacattttattaattctgatttttttgatgttatcattaaataatttcgattcatttcttagtttatttcGGTTTATTTTGTGtgttaattaaaattcacttgATGCTACTGATAAATATTAATCAAATTCTTTATTCTTTAAGTAATTTCGTTTtcatttattagtttaattgatGTTTAT
The Arachis duranensis cultivar V14167 chromosome 5, aradu.V14167.gnm2.J7QH, whole genome shotgun sequence genome window above contains:
- the LOC107488515 gene encoding protein tesmin/TSO1-like CXC 3, with translation MEYLQLMIRLLYLESGEFDPKGQELEHWDNLISGDTDFFVFNSPNEAAAFKDIMQKPDSHLMPLVPESSIYNGLSDDSKAKIEDYRPEPLAVTDQMQDKHYVAMTSNTKEKADAEFASVMNHSKRRRCLDFETASVQRKNSDHNLKSDSLVHSNEKQLVAAKCNSSSQQCTMPAVGLDLNALAALKGDKKVISNDNWPCEIHVNLPSCTSVQIYTSHEHHDPLAVEVDSSDIGPQPVEDSSHASDFTVDEDVNQNSPQKKTHGDCKRCNCKKSKCLKLYCECFAARTYCTGNCSCKNCHNKLDHKDEVLQARKQIESRNPLAFTPKVIPEPEIGNDPNKTPAPSRHKRGCNCKKSSCQKKYCECFQAGVGCSINCRCDTCKNTFGRKDGELSLLLQIKYKLNTCQNLTVLLFRF